In Leguminivora glycinivorella isolate SPB_JAAS2020 chromosome 17, LegGlyc_1.1, whole genome shotgun sequence, the DNA window aggtacatgcttatgtcatttaaggtttgttttataaaaaaaaaaaaaacacatccaaacagatcttaagtcagtatattttattcaagtatgagacatgcgccaaaacatgtggctggagtgattaggtagaggaattggtttgagttccgacaatggagattgaaggctctggacttataatgagagctctaaaggtttcttcgtaattgcgtgggaagttattgtgaactcgttgaaattattacgataattattccggtccaacagtgtggatggaatgaatattcgccgcgaccggggaacgagctagcaagaacgggttaataggacctatcagattcacaacctggtatccctggcgatgcgtggactctgagaaaggggttatcatggttcattgtcgagattctaatgagctgatttcaaaactgagtcgctagcagttgcatagtattggaatacacactacacgattagaaatggggggatatttccgactgatctagaaatatttttcttttattcttttattcagttttattgcttcttttgctaaataagattagttttttttacaaaccactttgtattctgtaaaataaatctaatctgggggcgagttgtaacagaacaagcgtctaagaCGAGGAAaatgactcgttattacatataaaacttacggtgaATCAACTtatccttgaccaactttttggtgcatatttcttttgggatttcattggatattttaacaaataatatctgtgatgtttaatcacatgtatagtcacgtcttcactcatacaattcactattatttgatgcaaaacaggttggaaaaacatatttatcaacaaactacgttcacgtgtacggaatactgacactgacagctgTCGTCTGAGTAGCGTTCCAATATTACATCTTGGTTTCAAATACATGTTAGGAAAATTGGTAAAGGTTAATTTTGAACATAATTCCTGGGAAATATATTTAGAATGCAATATTTGATGTAACTTTTAGAAagaaatttgatattttaccACGGATTTGATATACAAAACTGGATTAAAACCtttgataaagtaatatttgtatatttatatttaccataatataaaatgtttcCTTACGTACTAGAAATCAATAAAAGATATCTCCACCTTGCTCTAGAACACGTGCAATCATGCAGGTGTTACtgttgagaagcaaaaacgtacgtgctgagatgtcttggacattaatgcctaaggcgtacgacttagtaaacaaaacagttacgacctttttcttataagtgtaatttagcggctatccattgttatttgtcgccagtagctcttttgtcgctcttttgtagcccttttgtagcccttttgtagctcttttgtcgctcttttgtagcccttttgtcgctcttttgtcgctcttttgtagcccttttgtagcccttttgtcgctcttttgtagctcttttgtcgctcttttgtagccagtcgctcttttgtagcctttttgtcgctcttttgtagcccttttgtagcccttttgtcgctcttttgtagctcttttgtcgctcatttttatctataaaagggtcggagcgagccgacgcgcgtcattcttacaatatccacaagactaacagtgtctctggctttcgtgtgttatactggtgagtgaagttgttctgctatcgtttctctgtttgtttttacttggaaattattctaagtgattgtaaactttgaaattgtgtctctgtttgattgtgcggggacaatatcgtcgtacagttgaacctagacctgtggtggaattgctttactgtcagttgtggggttattttagtgttctatttatagtgtagtgttacatttaaattgatgtgtatagtgaagttttctgtgctttgtttcatgagtgccgttaagcaatacaaagactgggtcgatgtatggctggtgcttggagataagtctgtgtttggttttgtagggaataattcttgcaaaactaagcttagattatagcacgtaaaggaaacttcactcgtttgtttagttggtcagtaaaattgaatttagtaattttctatggggttattttgtgaaagttataagccagatcattgtttgtgacagactgttgtccggctaggcgcttcttcccttacggtgtcaaataagaggcgtttaggagtctttttgttccaagtggagggcttgggcgcttttatttacttacaaaagcgtattttctcaccggtctcaaagagtccaactgttagatggaagtgaggactttcacgattgacgaaaggcattaggagtaatccttgctcactgaagtcggcagtatttgaggctggggtcctatatatatttatatttatttactcggtgctctagtccatgctggcgttggtcgctggggatttcggttgtgatcgatccacatctaagtaaagttgatcgcagctggctctctcatgtggctggtactggtgtgtcctggaatactggatatatacacggatagggcgatctactctctgctaccctagcccgcgggcaagagcagagggggggataagaacacaagcctataggttgcctatctcagcttcgctggctgaactgtacagcttatggtagggatacacttgtgcatattctgaacattagatctatggtaagtgatggtctgtgtttcagatatgctagaatagggaaaacgataggaatagggtagagtcacacactatttctataaaagtagagttcttttatgattggtcttggaatataattggtcaacgtgtattgtggagagataatttaactactactatttatatggtttaaatggactttaaatgtggtgtttactatcttaaaatatgtggtaaaactggtaatttataaaatctcttattacttaatttatttgagtgaaattaataattgtggtagcaatttctgatttttcggtgtggctgcgggacacttagtgttgctaactggtttttcaaggtaaattctatcaagttggttagagaaacaaactattctttggaataaaaagcataggtttgttatagggcccagtggcatgcgagcgccgtccactgatgaaaagtctaaagcttagaaaagtttgacttacttattttttttacaaaagttagcaactgctcggtgtttcgataaaacattagaaagatcgagaagttatggtctattagcagtattggggaacggggggtttagctagggaaaagaaacaaaataaaaaaggggttagtttgtagatagatagcccttcaggcttactcgcttaggatgcccgataatgtggtttgattgggcctaaggattccagacggtatcgcaagttctcaccccaaaccggaatcgaaaatagagcgtagccgatgttttctaaaatattttttaatatttatttcatgtatgtttcactcactaacttttattctaaaattccttcatcacgtcattaattttctctctcataactttctaggcctaaatctgataaaatactcttctataacactatattattatgctacaataacctttattcttctttaaaatataaataaataaaattttaaatattagtcaaaaatacagctgatactcattaaaggatctaggttatcgcggttcacatcgaagggttctacttattcacgctagacgatcacaaggccaaaattacggggtatatttaaaggggggttaactatactgttgattagtcaagtaagtaaataagtaaggtgagcggaggtttagttacaggtggtgaaattcttaacccgtcaccacacaggcaggcgggtttttttttcaaccccttatttgccaagagtggcactgaagctttagtagtttcatgtgctctgcctaccccttaatgggatacaggcgtgattgtatgtatgtatgtatgtatatttgctagtcgcttttcggtgaagaaggaaaacatcgtgaggaaaccggactaattcctatAAGGCCTagttctagttacccttcgggttggaaggtcagatggcagtcgctttcgtaaaactagtgcctacgccaaatcttgggattagttaaagcgtaccccaggctcccatgagccgtggcaaatgccgggataacgcaaggaggatgatgagtgggccaggccccgtaggcgaatggcatttttgcgatgCCAAATGCCACagaatgcagtctggctctgtcacgccaatatgcaagagcgatagagataggttgCATTTCtgggctttttttttttcaaagttgtccaccccactttttcttggatttggaaatttttatgtggtttccactcagaatcgcgagctctttcaattctaataggagaaaaaaagtgtcccaaggtttttttcccattccgttaccattttttcatacattatgTATGGCGCCGGAATGGAAGGTCCGGAaacatgtatggaaatcttggaacatttttttctcctatcacgatcgaaagagctcgcgattctgagtattaatcgcgtaaattaaaaacgcgcgaaaacttacgtttaaaatGTTAGTACTTAAACCTATTTATGATTACttataataattacaatatataTTCACTGCTGGAAACATGACAGCAGTGTCGCATATACGGACAGTCCAATCTATCCGCTAACATACACAGAGGGTTGGGGCTGGTAAAAAATacatatgttacaaaaaaagtggggtggacaactttgaaaaaaatggcccttcttCGGCGTtcggcgtcgcagaaatgccattcggctacggggcctggggggttaccatgacgtgctaaagccgttcagtttaggctgagagagagggacggagctatgtaactgctatagctgtgtccctttctctcaacctaaactgaacgtctttagtacgtcatggtaacccccctggccTTACATTAGggaatgcaaaccggttaaccgagactttctGGCCTCGGAGCGCTCGGAGCGTTCGGTTCGGTGGGTTGTGCACCCTAATACTGCGTCCACTCAGGACGCTTGTAAGAGCTTCAATAGTTTGACATGCACGTCGTACGCCCCGCTTCTCTAAACGCCCAATATGAGCtagcactcaggccttacaggTATCACAAAGATTCACAAAGTGACAAGAAACGTGACAATCCTCTCTGTCGGAGAACACCCGGGTAGCTCTAATAAATTTGTCCTTTTCTTATAAatattacgtcggtggcaaacaagcatacggcccgcctgatgtaaagcggtcaccgtaacctatggacgtctgcaactcaaacagtgtcacatgcgcgttgccaccccattagaaacttgtacattcccttttgctgtgttaataagtacacagcaaaaaggagtgtacaagttctaagaagggttcgggttgccgacgactcaaaggacaatagacggaacaggttagttccgtaagtcctcccgtcatcagcacaccgcaccctcgttgagctctggcagccttactcaccggcaggaacacaacactatgagtccTTTATTTTCCTGTACTCATTTATTCAGAATCTTAAGTTTTAAACTTTGTTTACAGCGTACCAGACCTACATCATTTTGTTAGTTCGCAGTATGATGGTAGATTTAAAACACGAAGCAGAGAGATTTGAATACTTCTACCAAAACTATCCAGTCTATTTTAAACACGATATTGAAGCTGGTGATTATCCTCTAGAAACATATGAAAAATATGATCCAAGTTCTAGAAAGAGTTCAGAAATCGTGCCACCTGTAAAAACTCTACCTAAGACAACAACGAAAGAAGTAGAAGACGCTAAAGAATCAAACACAAAAGAGGTTATAACTATAATTGAACCGAAGAAAACTAGTAATTCTGAAGAACAAAAACCAAGTGAAGATAAAGTTGCTAATGAGCTAAAATTAAGTAAAACAGTTGATGATATTCAACCAGCAACTAGTACAGCAATGAAAGAAGATAAATCAAAGACAGAAGCAGTGGTAGAAGCAGCTGAAAAACCAAAGGCATTAAGATATCCTTATAAATTTATTGCCATCAAAGTGCCTAAAGAAGAATCGATTAAGgaagaaaatgaaaatgaacaaAAAGAGACAGAGAAAGTCGATGTTAAAGAGAAATTGAAAGTAGTAGTTACAGGGGAAGAAACAAAAGAAGTAGTAATATCGGAAAAAGATAAAGACGCAGAAAAAGAGAAAGAAACAAAAGAGGTAGCTAAAGGAGAAGAGACGGAAGAATCGGATAAAAAAGTGAAGAAACAGAAACGGTCGATATTTGGAAGGAAGAAGCGTAAAGACGATGAAATTAAGAAGAGTTCTGAAAAGAAGAATTAGGATATAAATTAAAGAGCGAATTGTACTGAAAGTGTGAATAATTagatgtaatataattaatttaaataagaaCGGTTAGTGAGATTAGATAGCAGAAGACTATATTGACAATAaactatttattcatattttactgCTTGTTTGCTTTCCGTTATTTCATTGAAGCTAATCAGATGTTTTATTTGactgaattttttgaaaactaataTCAATCATACAtcatcatacaatcacgcctgtatcccataaaggggtaggcagagcacatgaaatcactaaagcttcagcgccactcttggcaaacaaggggttaaaagaaaacaaaacctAATAGAATTTTGCAAACTTTCTCTAAAATCTTTAGAAAAAACGCGTACTGTCAAATGAAAATTTTGGAGTTTTCATTATTGGTTACTTCACTGAGATGAGTTagggtaggtatataaatatattcatTTACTGTGCTAACCTTAATACGCACGTTTTTCAAAGTTATCCTGCCTAGTAAATCCTTATTTATATCTCGACTTATCCAGTTCTTCACGGCAACCATCGTATTTTATCCTTATAAAATACGATGGTTGCCGTGAAGAACTGGATAAGTCGAGATATTTATTTACTGAAATTTGAAAGAacttttcttattattattatgaatagGCTCACTGTTGACCTTAGACTAgacgaaggcaaagacgtggcctacgatggagtgagctcgcccagatgcctgttcacccttgatgcTTGTTCACATAACATACAGACAGATTTGTCAAGTTTTTCACGTCTTGCACCGAAATGGCACTGGATCTTTAATTCTGGGCTTTCTATAGAGAATAAATTGACGAATGCACGAAAGCAGCGATGCTTTTTTTGACCCCACTTAACGACAAGCATAATCCCGCCCTGCCGGAGCCTCGGAGAGGCTCAGGAATCCACTTACTACGAAaatcttgaaagtgcgaaacctATTTAATTgctcatatttaaagtcacacacaggtcgaacgcgattaattaacattatttttaccttttttcccaacgtttcggccaggttgcactggccgtggtcgcggaagactcaacctgtgtgtgactttaaatatgtgtacaaagcgcgagaacttagtgttctATTTAATTGCTGTTCTTAAACCTATTTAATTGTTCTAAACCTATTTAAAGCCTGGACAAAaatacgcgccatgttgcggaatttcattataaCTATTTTCTTCACACTAAACTGTACTGTCATCACATAGtgataacagcgccctcttgacaatagtcatctggtcaggctttacctgATTGCTGCACCTAGTGCCATTGCCATATTTCAACCAAACTTCATTGGCCTTTTCATTGCTTACATCCTAATTAAATCCTTAATTACTGTATTTTCGCGTTCTGTCTGTCGCGTGGTGGACGTGTCACCATGGAGAAATATGTGAACTTATTTAAGCGACATGTGATACATTTCAAGTTGGATCTGTGTTGCTTTATGGCCCCTGTGAAATCGGGGTTACTGGCGTTTGCTTGTCTACATATTTTGATTGGGGTAAGTGgttttatattatgtacctacttaaattcaTGCACATATATGGTtgcaaagagaaaaaaaaaaccggccaagtgcgagtcggactcgcccatcgagggttccgtacaaacttttaatggttaaaataatcatactactcatactcatattcatttattcattcaacgccattttacacgtcaagatttgatttaaaaaaataatattcatacaacaataatacttagagaataaatagacagaagattgaaattacaaaaagttaggcaatattcacataaaaaatgcacaaaaataattttctaattaggtaataaaaaaattgtcataagtgtagaacgggtgctcgaccagccaattttttaagcgataggtacttaaagttcgacacactaggcgcttcaaccacatattgcggcaatttattatagacggcagggtccatcacatgtgttaatttgaccgtaaattggatttcgccaatttacggtcgatacctactaactttccggcatttcgaatgttgtacttggaacacatgttgttagttttgtcacagaatatatgtataatagtacaagtacagaaggctcactcctttgatgttcacaaaatgacgccattctaaattcttacctacattaacaaacggaccgcacgcgagcagccaacattgaatttttcccctcactagctcggaaacacgtgttttgtcctttaataccagcgggtaaaaacgcattttatccactagtgctttaaaattgataaaagtaggtgaatctagtaataaagatcatttaccacctgtggaactactggaagcagtgataaaagaaaatcttgcagtacaaaaggcggtcttatgctttaaggcattctctactatgttgatctttcttttatgcggggggcttcgcccccgagccctcctttatatgctcttaatggtctcaagaaaaccctatcccaacttattttaaatactacgttgatctttcttttatgcgggggcttcgccccgagcccccttattcatgctcttcagggtcacaagaaaaccctatcccaacttactttaaatactacgttgatgtttattttatgcggagggcttcgcccccgagcccccctttatttcctcttaagggtctcaagaaaaccctatcccaacttattttaaatactatgttgatcttttttttgtgggggcttcgcccccgagcccctctttacttgctcttaagggtcacaagaaaaccctatcccaacttattttaaatattacgttgatctttcttttttgcggggggcttcgccccccgagcccccccccctttatttactctgaacggtcacaagaaaaccctaacccaacttattttaaatactacgttgatctttcttttttgcggggggcttcgccccccgagcccccctttatttcctctggagggtcacaagaaaaccttaacccaacttattttaaatactacgttgatctgtcttttttatggggggcttcgatcgcccctgagcccccctttatttgctcttaagggtctcaagaaaaccctatcccaacttattttaaatactactttgatctttttagtagttccagttcatatcttccggctccatcatcagaccttgaaacctaatcgtagtcaaagttcattacaagacttttctaagaaacccaaaaactactatgatacgatgttctatcatgtagttccagttcatatcttccggctccatcatcagaccttgaaacctaatcgtagtcaaagttcattacaagacttttctaagaaa includes these proteins:
- the LOC125235505 gene encoding uncharacterized protein LOC125235505, which produces MCNLQIFYNDLKAAILNFRLDLCCFVFSVKAGILLCGYFNVISNMICLIAVSTEVFPPLMMNAQQTYMDGEYIKSTCAFAYSADLCLAVLLLCARYRKDIVLLTYYMYCGLAMLASTILVYSMVIGVLTVLHTCTLVISLTYQTYIILLVRSMMVDLKHEAERFEYFYQNYPVYFKHDIEAGDYPLETYEKYDPSSRKSSEIVPPVKTLPKTTTKEVEDAKESNTKEVITIIEPKKTSNSEEQKPSEDKVANELKLSKTVDDIQPATSTAMKEDKSKTEAVVEAAEKPKALRYPYKFIAIKVPKEESIKEENENEQKETEKVDVKEKLKVVVTGEETKEVVISEKDKDAEKEKETKEVAKGEETEESDKKVKKQKRSIFGRKKRKDDEIKKSSEKKN